The following are from one region of the Pseudorasbora parva isolate DD20220531a chromosome 12, ASM2467924v1, whole genome shotgun sequence genome:
- the c1ql4b gene encoding complement C1q-like protein 4, with translation MVLVLLVAIPLLVHSTKLGGSGGGTHYEMLGSCKMVCDSLTPTNELTPVSPPPHDIPGRRGGGKSGFRGNQGPPGPTGPRGPPGEPGKPGPPGPPGPGPGGYIPSFYSPKIAFYAGLRKQHEGSEVLKFDDVVTNVGNYYEPTTGKFTCPLPGIYFFTYHVLMRGGDGTSMWADLKKNGQVRASAIAQDADQNYDYASNSVILHLDVGDEVCVQLDGGKVHGGNTNKYSTFSGFLIYPD, from the exons ATGGTACTGGTGCTACTGGTCGCTATTCCGCTATTGGTCCACAGCACCAAACTAGGTGGTTCTGGCGGAGGTACGCATTATGAGATGCTTGGAAGCTGTAAGATGGTCTGTGACTCTTTAACGCCCACCAATGAGTTGACACCTGTTTCGCCTCCTCCTCACGACATCCCTGGACGCAGAGGGGGAGGCAAGTCAGGTTTTCGTGGAAACCAAGGCCCACCAGGTCCCACAGGCCCACGTGGGCCTCCTGGAGAACCAGGAAAACCAGGTCCGCCTGGACCTCCAGGTCCAGGCCCAGGGGGATACATCCCATCGTTCTACAGCCCCAAAATAGCCTTCTATGCTGGTCTGCGCAAGCAGCATGAGGGGAGCGAAGTACTGAAGTTTGATGATGTGGTAACAAATGTAGGGAATTACTATGAGCCTACCACAGGCAAGTTCACCTGCCCTCTTCCTGGAATCTACTTCTTCACCTATCACGTGCTCATGAGGGGTGGAGATGGAACTAGCATGTGGGCCGATCTCAAGAAGAATGGACAG GTGAGGGCCAGTGCGATTGCTCAGGACGCAGATCAGAATTATGACTATGCCTCTAACAGTGTGATCCTGCATCTAGATGTGGGAGATGAGGTCTGTGTGCAGCTGGATGGAGGAAAAGTGCATGGAGGAAACACCAACAAATACAGCACATTCAGCGGCTTTCTCATCTACCCTGACTAA